One part of the Desulfurobacteriaceae bacterium genome encodes these proteins:
- a CDS encoding flagellar biosynthetic protein FliR gives MDFGFVFQYKSFVLTYILVLIRTASILSFVPVINHPALPIAVRVTLNLFLALMLTLLLTAKGIIFDTKVFESPLELFLGILNDVFFGFAVTLWIRLFFTATVFAGDIIGTVGGFAMAHIFDPTAGQSVIIGRFFLIAMLMLFVTGGFLDAMIQALYLSFLKYPPLHCQIESSFLWMLVKKFNQSFSLGIQIASPIVLIVLLFNISLALVARVMPQMNVFFVAIPVQISIVLLFLALISPYIMDIIYDTLREEISEIFIFLSSG, from the coding sequence ATGGACTTTGGTTTTGTCTTTCAGTATAAGAGCTTCGTTCTAACCTACATTTTAGTCTTGATAAGAACTGCAAGCATATTGTCTTTCGTTCCTGTCATAAATCATCCTGCCCTACCTATAGCTGTCAGGGTAACTCTTAATCTTTTTTTGGCCTTAATGCTTACACTACTATTAACAGCCAAAGGAATCATTTTTGATACAAAGGTTTTTGAATCACCTCTGGAGCTTTTCTTGGGAATTTTAAATGATGTATTCTTCGGATTCGCAGTAACCTTGTGGATAAGGCTCTTCTTCACCGCCACCGTTTTTGCCGGTGACATAATAGGAACGGTGGGAGGTTTTGCAATGGCACACATATTTGATCCAACGGCAGGCCAATCAGTAATAATCGGTAGATTCTTTCTTATAGCGATGCTGATGCTATTTGTAACAGGTGGCTTCCTTGATGCCATGATACAGGCACTTTATTTAAGTTTTTTAAAATATCCGCCCCTTCACTGTCAAATAGAAAGTTCTTTTTTATGGATGCTCGTAAAAAAGTTTAACCAATCCTTTTCCTTAGGCATTCAGATAGCTTCTCCCATAGTACTCATAGTTCTCCTTTTCAACATATCCTTGGCCTTAGTTGCAAGAGTTATGCCCCAAATGAACGTGTTCTTTGTTGCAATTCCAGTTCAAATTTCTATAGTGCTACTCTTTTTGGCCTTAATTTCTCCTTACATAATGGACATAATATACGACACTTTAAGAGAAGAAATTTCAGAGATTTTTATCTTTCTTAGTTCGGGGTAA